The sequence CGGGCGGGGGAGCGTTCGCCGCCGGAAGTGGAGGGAAGGCGGGGCCACGCCCCCAGCGCCGAGCCCTTGcttccctcccccgtcccctgcaCGCGGCGCGGGCGGGGCTGAGGCGGAAGGGCACCGAAGAAGGTGACGTTGTAAGTGAGCGCCGGCTTCTCGGCAGTGGCTCCAGAGGAAGCTCGGCGGCTGTGGCCGTTGTAAGCAGGCCGGACGTCTGCTGGCTGACGGGCTTTCCCCTAAAGCTGGCGAAGGCGGGGCCGCAGTTCGAACTGCCGCAGTATCTGGACCCACGGCGGGGCAGGTGCCGGCAGCGAGGGACGTAGGTAAGCGGGAGCCCGGGTGTCAAATACGGCGAATGACTGACGGACCAGGCTGGCTGGCCATTCTCGCGCCAGTGCGCGCCAGCTCAGCACCCTGGCCTGGAGGCCTCGAGCGCTGCTCTTCCCCCACCGCCGAACCAGAGGCAGCGGATTTCTCCCCGGGCGCTGTTGTGCCTTTCTGGGGGCGGGGAAGGAGCTCGTCCCGAGGGACCAGTGTCCCCTTTTTCTCGCCAGTCCGAGCTGTACGACGCAGAAGCGGAGAGGGCTAGCGCCCCCGGCCGCTCTTCCTGAAGCCGGGGGAATCTTTGAGCGGAAGAGCTGCTGGTAGAGGTCCTCCAGCTCCTGCCgtcttgggttttatttgttcggacaattctgcttccttcctgcctttggTTCCATCCTCACACTCCTGGGACCCTGTTCTAGTGAACGGGTATGGCACAATTGAACATTTGGGCGGTGGGAAGCCTGTTTTTCCCTTCTGTTTATGCTAGGCAGTATCAACCCCCGTTACAGTGTATGACCACtcttttgggggaggaggggtgcggAGAGGATGTCGGAGATAAGGGTTTTGGACTTGGAGTTCGAAAAGCAGAATTGAAATCCTGGCCTGCCACTTGCTGGTGGCTTTAATCTTGTGTAGACATTTTTAACCCATATAAAGTGGAACTTTCTTATACCTATATAAATtagttgggagaattaaatgaaatgaagaaagcagAACGTTAATCATGAAATATTTTGGGAATCAGGTTAAAGTCGGTTTAAGAATACCCAGGACGCTTAATGGTAGGTTCTTAATTATGTCTTTTACCCAGAATAACTACGCTTGGTATGGAGAAGGGTGCCAGAAGAGATACTAGGATCTTGTGGTTAAAAGCTAACTGCAGTCTCTGCTTTGGGTCGGGCAGCATTAGAAAGAAATCAGTTGCTCCTAGTCACCCAGAGGTCTCATGCTTATTGATTACACATTATTGGTGTATGAGGGATGACCTAAATCAGTTTTGCTTCTTGCTCAGTATGTCTAGTGGGCCCTTTCTAGGAGAAAAGCTGGGAGGGGCTTCATTCACACCTTGGCCCTCTTTAGAAGGAATTCTTTGCACGTTTCTGAGGACTCCTCCCTCTGCTTCTAAAGCATTTCATGTTAATTGAAAATGTTCAGAGAATAAATATAAGGACTTGAATCCTTTGAGTGGCTGAACATTACAGTTCTAAGTTAATATGAGGAGATACCTTTCTCTGTATTGGTGAGAGAAGACCATTCCCTGCTCTGAAGTTTAAGTAGACCCTAAGAGAAGtgtttggggaggggagaagggagatgcAATCAGTGACTTGAGTGAGTAGCACCTGTTCTTACGGTTGCTTGGTCAGACAAATTAAGGGTACTTGCCTTCCCTCATTGGAGTGTGATGATGCTCAGTGAAGCATGATGAAGTGCAATCTTCAGTTCCTTTGACACAGAATTGTCAATTTGGAATTTTAAGTCATGGATACGGAAGGGACCTTGAGGGTCATCTAATCCAGTGGTTCCAAAACCTGCAGGGACATCAGAATCAGTTGgggaattaaaacaaaaccccagaTGCCCAGACACTACCTTAATAGATCTGAAATGGGACCTGGGTATTTgcgatttttaaaaagcttttcagGTGATATTCACCATTTGAAAACGCAGATTTTAGTTTataaacaggctcagagaggtgaagtgtcAATTAgtttgttgcctatgcttttttttttttaatttatttattgtatttatttttttgaccgcgttgcatcttcgttgctgtgcgcgggctttagttgcagcgagtgggtcttcgttgcggtgcgtgggcttcttattgtggtggcttctcttgttgcggagcatgggctctaggcacgtgggcttcagtagttgtggtgcctgggctcagtagttgtggctcgcgggctctagagcacaggctcagtagttgtggcacatgggcttagttgctccatggcatgtgggatcttccccgaccagggcttgaacccatgttctctgcattggcaggcggattcttaaccactgagccaccagggaaaccctgttgcctatgctttttaaatttctttctctttttcttcctttccttaacAAATAACCTTACTTGAATCAATAGTACTATTTCAGGTTTTGTATCTCTGAGAgcacagaaggggaaaaaagtcatttgTCAGTAGCTCTATGTAATTCTGTTTTCATAGTTCCCTATGCAATTAGACTCCTTAATGCTCTTTAATGAAAGTATTAGattttacagtaaaattttttactaaatattgctcaggtttttttgttgttggcagAATTATATAAAGACCatatcattttataaatcagTTTCTTAGTAGACTTTTATGCCAAGCCTTCATAAACCATGGAAGAATTCCAgttaaagaatattttcacttttgttctgGTTTGTCATAAACTCACTGTACTGTCCACAGGTTTCTCTCCACCACCATCCCCCACAATGCTGGTATGCATGACCTCTTATTTTGTGTCACTAGCCAGCTTCCTATGGAACTCAATTTGAGAACTGTTAGAGAAGCCCTATAACTTCTCTAATTGCCTTATAAACACTTGATTTAACCAGAGGCTCTTGGTATTGCCTTAAGCTTGTCCTTGAATTTTtagtccctttttcttttttggttaattGTACCGTGCCACTGATTTAAAGAATTTGATAGATATCTAGAAAGGATGAACTGATAAGGAAGTAACAGTGCCTCATATGTATTTTTCTTGCCCATTACAGTGAAAATGTCGTGATTTTTTTAGGGGGGTGGTTAATATTTTCAGCATTCTTAAGGTAATAGATCAGGCAGAGTTGAACATTCTCTTTTGGGGAGATACATTCATTAGCAAATTATTCTTTGAATAAGAATCACTGAAACGATGAAAAGCCTGTGTTAGTAGAGCCAGAAATGGACCGTACATCACAAATCCTCTAAAGGAAGAtgctgaattattttctttttaaaaatgaccctGTTTATAGCATGTTAACTTCCTACAACCAGATGACACAAGGGCATTCTGAATTCACTGATTAACAAAGCCATGTTAACAGAGAGGTAATCTATAAATTCAGAATCTAGAGAGACATATGGTATGTGTTTAAGATGAAAAACCAAGTCACTgagtctctaatttttttttttttttttttttttttggccaagccgtgtggcatgtgggatcatagttccctgaccagggattgaacctgagccccctgcattggaagcgtggagtcttaaccactggaccaccagagaagtccctctaaattttttaattttgtgtctgAAATACCTTAATTCTGAAGCCTAAAAATTGGTGAATTTCAGATTCTGACAGAATACACTTTTCAAGTAGAGGTATTGAGAAAGGATAAATGGGAACCCAGGATTCACAATTTTAATGTAAACTGATATTATGGATTTAACAGAAATAAAGGCGGGGGAGGGTAGTGACAACTTGAAGACCCCGTGAGAAGTGGAGTTTAGAAGTCACTTGCTGGTCCTTGAGGCAGTCTTCTCTGTCTGTAAGGACTTGAGACCAAAATTGGATATTTAACTTAATCTGCTTTATGTGTGTTAGCTGAATGTACCTATCACCAGTAGGTACCATAAATGTACAAGTCTCCAGTTCTCAATCTGGACCTTTTTATGGTTCATTCATGTCCTCTGATGCCAATGggcaatacattttatttttgttttgttttgttttgttttgcggtacgcgggcctctcactgttgtggcctctcccgttgtggagcacaggcaccggacgcgcaggctcagtggccacggctcacgggcccagccgctccacggcatgtgggatcctcccggaccagggcacgaacccgtgtcccctgcatcgcaggcggactctcaaccactgcaccaccagggaagccctttgttttgtttttaatcttgtttCCTACTACAAACCATTCATTCTGTctcattttttggggggggcggatAACCTCTCCCCTGTTTATTCACTACACAGCAGCTATTCTCATTACTTCTTATTACTTACAGGAGAAAGAACTTTTTCATAGTGATGCTTCAGTTAATCTGTACAGTGGTTGCACTGCAAAATTTTACTCATATAAATATTGAACCCCTCAAGAATTGTTCAGACTTCAGGCTGTCCTAGGGTCAGTGAGTATCTAATAAGAGTTGAAAGCTCACTTCTGTttcccttgtgtgtgtgttttatcttttttcttaaaaaccatatttgctttgctctttattttattattattatgacttgACCACACCccatggcttatgggatcttagttccccgaccagggattgaaccttggtcctcagcagtgaaagcgtggagtcccaaccactggaccaccaaggaattccctattTTATCTTTGAAGGAATGTTGGTATTTGGTGAACACATAACAGTATGGCCGAGAATACAGGAGCAGAAATGTTAAGGGACCCCATGTGGaggttgcttttaattttaattacatgtACTCTGAGTTCATGCTTGGGATATGTTGATTTTAGGGTACTCTGGCTGGACTCTTATTGGAGAACCTTCAACAgtattatctttgtcttttttctttggttAGGTAGATTTCCCAAAGAAGAATCTTCAGATCTCCTGCTTGGAGCTTATAAGCTGGGTTGTCAACTGTCTTGTAGCTAAACTGGGGGAAATGGTAGAGGTCTTAGCATTCAGTATGTAAACACTCATGTTCATTTAACTCAACTATTTTCAGTATGGTACCCTCATTCTCAACTGGACCAGATGTTTTCCAGTCCAGGaatcctttgtttttcctttagaaCTGCGTTATCcaatgtggtagccactagccaaatGTAGCaacttaaatttaaatgattaaaattaaataaaattaaatatttcgtTCCTCAGTTGCACTACACACATTTCAAGTGGTCAGTAACCACATGTTTCCAGAGACTATCATATGGGGCAGGgcagatacagaatatttctatCATTGCAGAACTCCTGTTGGCCAGTGCTGTTTTAGTCTAGAAAGTAACACTCCAGGCTTCTGCAAGGATCAGGGAGGGGCAGTTGGCTGGTTTTTGTGGCGAGTAGAAGGGTATCTAAATGATTTGATTTATCCTCTTGTTTTTAGCACCATGTTCACACCCCACTTACAGAACTTCCTGCTGCCAATTCCTGACCTGTTTTGAGGCACTGTTGTATAAATTGGATTGCTTTCCTTCTTGCAAGCTTgacatttaactttctttttttttaaattaattaatttatttttggctgcattgggtctttgttgctgcatgcgggctttttctagttgcagcgagcaggggctactctttgttgcggtgcgcaggcttcttattgcagtggcttctcttgttgcagagcccgggctctaggcgtgtgggcttcagtagttgtggcacgcgggctcagtagttgtggctcgcgggcttagttgctccgcggcatgtgggatcttcccagaccagggcttgaacccgtgtcccctgcgttggcaggtggattcttaaccactgcgccaccagggaagccctgatttttatattattaattaatttatttgggagGCACAAAAGGgcagatacatgtatattttcttattttttcttttatgaaaggtggctatatataatatagaaaagaattaaCCTTGCACAAAAAGAAAGCCTTTATCCTTGGCTTTAAGGAGGTAATCTCTAAACCCTTGGAATGTTATGTCTGATTGGAGTGTCTTTATTTGCCTGTGGGCCTTGGGTCACTGATAATCTAACAATATGATATAGGATGGGGATTGGCCATGCCAGAAAAACCAACAGTGTGATTTAGGGTAATGACTTTGATATCAGTCGATCTCCAGAGGGGTTGAAGACTGAGCTCAGTCGTGTGGGCAATCAGTTATGCCTATGAACCCCCATAAAAACTCTGGACATCAAGGCTTAGGTGAGCTTCACTGGCTGGCAGTTCTTGTCACACTTTGTCACACATTGGTGCTGGGAAAGTAATGCTGTCTCTACTCCATGGGGAGAGGACAAATGGAAGCGCCTCATTTGTTACTTCCCCTGGACTCTGCACTATATAGTTCTTCACTTGGATGATTTTAATCCACATTCTTCAGCTGTAGTAAGCCATAACTATTAACAGTTTTTAGTGAGTTCTGTGCGTCCTTCTGACAAAGTATCAGACCTGAGGGTGGTTTTGGAAACTCCCTGAACTTTCAGTTGTTGTCAGAAGTGAGGGTGATCTTGTGTGGACTGTTCTCCCTAACTGTACATTGGCTAAACTATTGCAGTGGTTTACCATTGATACTCATTTGAActctgcttttttcatttaaaccGGAAATTACTCCATGTTAGTTCATAGACCTTATCCTTATTCTGTTACAGCTTCATTCATTGTGCAGATGAACCATAGTTTATGCAACCACTGCCCTAtgtatgggcatttaggttgtttccagtattttgcaATTACAGACAGTGTTGCAGTGAATAACCATGTACtatgtattttcattattattggaGATGTATCTTCAGGGTAAATTCCTAAAAGTGGAGTTGTTGGATTAAAAGGTGAATACTTGTATGGTTTTGTTAGATATTACCAAATTCCCCTCCAAAATGATTTTATCAGTTTGTATTCCCAACCAGCAAAGTATGAAAGTCTTTTTTCTCCCACCAACAAAACATGTTGCTATAACTTTTGCCaaatttttttgaggtataattgacatatattggtttcaggtgtacaacataatggtttaacatttgtatacattgcaaaataattacaataagtctagttaaatCCATCACCATACTtagctccccaccccccaaattttttttcttgcgatGAGGGCTTTACTTTTAGcggctttcaaatatgcaatacagtattattaactatagtcaccatgctgtacagtaCATCGTCATGAATGActtgtttatatgtttatttatggaggtttgtacctttgactcctttcacccattttgcctaTCTCCCAAACCCCCTTGACAATTTTTTAATGcatgaagttgaacatctttaCTTATGTTTAAgggccatttaaaaatatttatttgtgaatTGTTTCAttatgtctttttcccatttttccatcAACCTTTTCCTTTATCCCTCAatttaagatattaaatattagtAATATTAGCCCTTTACTTTCTattgagtttttcatttttgctattttaagtgTCCTaagctcctttatttttttaactgttcctttaaaaaaaaaatcccattctttttttccccagtggatgtaatgttttcttctttgaggatagcgttggggttttttttcttctctctttttaaaaaaaattgtaaaatatacataacataaaatttaccatttaaatcatttttaggtatacagttcagtggcattaaatacattcatattgctgtgcaaccatcaccaccatccatcctgagacctattttaattttcctaaactGAAGCTCTtcacattaaacaataacttcccttctctccccttctcagGTTTTTTAAGTTGACTTCTCTAAATATGCTTTtgcttttatctgtttgtttttgtctacTTTTTATCCCTGGAAGTGTGGTGATTCTTAGTTATGCTGTCTTTTGACCACTAAGAAGTTGGTTGGAGGTTCTGAGCTTGTGGTGGGACTTGTCACTTGTGGGGTGCACTGTGGGCCATGCTGGGCCATTCTGTGGGGGCATACCTGTACTTATATATTTTCTTGTGGAATAATCAGTTTCTCTGAAGAAGAATCTTCCAATCTCCTGCTTGGACGGGAAAGACAGACTGCCAGCGTTTTGGGAGATGAGTGGGAAAGTGTTGTGGGGtcttatattcaatatataattcCATCTTCAAACTGTTCCTGGGATCCCCTTGTCTGCAGAACTTCCTTTCTGAAGGAGAAACTTCTAATCTTGGGTTGGGGAGGGACAGTTACCTGCTATGCGGAGTTGGGGAGGGATTTGGGGGTTTCATTGCTTCTTAAACTTTGGGGTAATTGTTTGGGCCTGTGTAGTTGTGGCATCCCCAAATATCAGTATCTGTTGGTCTTTTTGAATGATCTATCCCTACCcaaccccctgcccacccccagaaCTGATCTCCTCCTTTGGGGTATAAACTTTTCTGGGAGCTGAGTGAGGAAAGAGGTTGGGGAGAAATTCCCTATGTAAACTGatttatcctcctgtttgtaCCCCTGCCCTCAGTTGTACATGATGTGCCTGACTGTTCTAGTTCATTCCCTTGAGTAAGTGAAACTTTGATCATCTGCTGTGGTAGGAGAAGGGATCTTAGAGTCTAATTGCTTCTTATTCAGACTTTCAACCAGTCCTTCCTTTTTCAGCTGTCCTCCATTCCCTGACCTTCATAGGTATTGTTGCTCTTGGTTCCTGAGCCTTTCTGAGGTCCTGTAACTTGCTGCTTGGCTTCCCCTACTGCTGGCTTAGATTTCAGCTCTTTTGGCTGGCTAAGTCTGTTATCACTCATTCATCTGCTTTCTTCTTTCAGCAGTTTTATTGCTCGTCTccttttttgttgtcattgtccCTGAgagtttttgcctttttaaaaactgcatttctGTCATCTTAATGGGATTTGGAAAGGAAGCAGAAGTAAACATGTGTTCAGtcctcttctcccctctgccccgcccccagAGAAAACTGATGCACAGAAAGGTAATACAGCTTTTCCTAGTAAGTTATTAGTAGGCTGAAATTAGGATATTGGTTTTTGATTCTTCTGTTCCACCTGCAGTGGCTGGTGCCTTTCTTTCTAGGCTAAAGAGCCTTCAGTAATGTTAGATCTTATTAAGTCTGAGGGGaaatcatgtttgtttgtttttaatatttatttatttggctgtgctgggtcttagttgcagcacgcaggatcttcgttgcggcatgcgggatctccagttgcggcatgcgggctcttagttgcagcatgtgggatctagttcccttaccagggaacgaacccggtcccactgcattgggagtgcagtcttaaccactggacaaccagggaagtcccaaaccatGTTTGGTTTTGACTATCATTTTCATCTACCCTTTCCTGTAAGTGTGTTCCtaaagttcacacacacacacacacacacacacacacacacacacacacacacttgtattggttcttttttcttatacttACTTGAGAGCCAGAACCATAACTGGTTGAGAGCACCTGATAGAGTCCTGTCTCCTCATAGTCACTCAGAAAGTCTTTGACTGACTGACAAAGAGGAGGCTGGTCGGTCTTCCTCTTGAGGTACTGATACTGCGTGCATATATTGACTGTCCGCCTGTGGATGACTGTACAGAATAAAAGTCCCTGCCTTTCCTTTCTGAAATTTgttgtatgggacttccctggcagtccagtggttaagacttcaccttccaatgcagggggtgtgggttctatccctggtcaggaagctgagatcccacatgccttgtggccaaaaaaccaaaacatgaaacagaagcaatattgtaacaaattcaataaagactttaaatatggtctacatcaaaaaaaatctttaaaagaaaatttgttgTATGGAACAAATTGTTTTGATGTGAACTCAGTCTTAAATGGTGTCTggtcccctctcccttctctatccttcattttacaaatgagaacacagaaTTTGGGTGACTTGCTTAAAGTCACTTAGCTAATGAGAAACAAGGTCAACACTTAGAAATTCTCTCCTGACTCCCTGCCCTTTCTGCTTCATCAGAAACTGGCTGAATATTGGGAAATGATTCTTGAAACTTGTTTCTATCAGAGGCAGGTACAGCAAAATGGGGTCATGTTGGAGCACTCATGTCTTCCCTTATCCCTCATTTTCATTGTGGGGAAAACCTTGATCAGGTAGGATTTCATTAGGTCTGATAGtataaattgaacttcatatgcttttttcaattttctaatgTATATTGCtgtgaatatatcttttttttttttgcggtacgtgggcctctcactgttgtggcctctcccgttacagagcacaggctccggacgcgcaggctcagcggccatggctcacgggcccagccactccgtggcatgtgggatcctcccggaccggggcacgaacccgtgtcccctgcattggcaggcggactctcaaccactgcgccaccagggaagccagtgaATGTATCTTTATGACCTTATTTTTagggtagaaatgtaaattttctttctcttctttacagCTGCATTCAGATCTCATTAtgcatcagaaaaatgaaaaaacagaggaaaattcTGTGGAGGAAAGGAATCCACTTAGCTTTTTCTGAGAAATGGAATACTGGGTTTGGAGGCTTTAAGAAGTTCTACTTTCACCAACAGTTGTGCATTCTGAAAGCCAAGTTGGGAAGGCCAGTTACTTGGAGCAGGCATTTAAGGCATTTCCAGTGCAGAAAGAAGGCCCTTCAATTCCAGAAAACGTGGATCCAGGATGAACCCCTTTTTGCTAAGGCAAAGTCCAATGTGGCTGTTCAGAATCTTAGTACTTTGTCCTCTAAAGTGAAAGGAAAGGACACTAAACACTTCATTTCCTCCTCAAGGACCTTCTTGAAACTCCAAGCAGAGAAGTTGCTATCATCAGCAAAGAACTCTGATCATGAATACTCTGGAGAGAAAAGTCTCTTGAAGGCAGCCACTGACATACCAGCAAATAGTGTTTTAAGTCAGGCCAGTGGTCACAGACCTAGGACGGAGCCACAAGCTTCTGATCCTCCTATGAAGTTCAATGGGGAGAGCCAGAGTCCAGGTGAGAGTGGCACAATTGTGGTCACCTTGAGCAACCATAAGAGAAAGCGCTTTTGTTATGGCTGCTGCCGAGGGCTGGAGCACCACAGGAATGGGGGACCCCTGATTCCAAGAAAGTTCCAACTTAATCAACATAGAAGAATAAAAGTATCTCCTCATATGATGTATGAGAAATTATCCATGATTAGATTTCGGTACAGGATTCTCAGATCCCAGCACTTCAGAACAAAAAGCAAAGTTTGCAAGCTAAAAAAAGCCCAGCGAAGCTGGGTGCAGGTCACTGGGGACCATCAAGAGACCCTTAGGGAGAACAGTGAGGGTGGCAGTTGCAGCTTATTCCCTTCCCCAGAACCTAAAGACCCTTCTTGTCGGCATCAACCATACCTTCCAGATATGGACAGCAATGCTGTGGTGAAGGGAAAGAACTCTCATGTGCCTGATGGCCACACTAAAGGAAGCCCTCTCTTGGGCAAGGAACTTAGTTTAGATGAAGCATTCCCTGACCAACAGAATGGCAGTGCCACATACATCTGGGACCAGTCACCCTGTTCCTCTCCTAAGTGGGAGTGTACAGAGCTGATTCATGACATCCCCTTACCAGAACATCATTCTAATAACATGTTTATCTCGGAAACCGAGGGAGAAGTTATGGCTCTGGGTCAGGAAAATCGGACAAGTACTGTCAATGATGACagagtaaaactgtcagtgtctGGGGCAGATCAATCTGTGAGTAGTGTAGATGGTCCTGTGTCCGAAGAGACTGTTCAGAATGAGAGTTCATGCCAGATGGATGAGGATGGATCTTTCAAGCAGAACATTCTTAGTTCTAAGTTGCTGGACCACCCTTACTGTAAAAGTCCACTGGAGGCTCCTCTGACGTGCAGTGGACTCAAACTAGAAAATCAAGTGGGAGGTGGGAAGAACAGTCAAAAAGCCTCTCCAGTGGATGATGAACAGCTGTCAATCTGCCTTTCTGGTATGCACTCTTCCTTTATTCTCCCTCAATCTCTGGCCCACACCTGCTGTCCATTATCCTTTCTAGGAGAGTCCTATTTGGTCCTTCCCCACATGGATTTCCCTTTAAGCATTTAGACATTCTTTTATATTG is a genomic window of Delphinus delphis chromosome 4, mDelDel1.2, whole genome shotgun sequence containing:
- the SENP5 gene encoding sentrin-specific protease 5 isoform X2 — protein: MKKQRKILWRKGIHLAFSEKWNTGFGGFKKFYFHQQLCILKAKLGRPVTWSRHLRHFQCRKKALQFQKTWIQDEPLFAKAKSNVAVQNLSTLSSKVKGKDTKHFISSSRTFLKLQAEKLLSSAKNSDHEYSGEKSLLKAATDIPANSVLSQASGHRPRTEPQASDPPMKFNGESQSPGESGTIVVTLSNHKRKRFCYGCCRGLEHHRNGGPLIPRKFQLNQHRRIKVSPHMMYEKLSMIRFRYRILRSQHFRTKSKVCKLKKAQRSWVQVTGDHQETLRENSEGGSCSLFPSPEPKDPSCRHQPYLPDMDSNAVVKGKNSHVPDGHTKGSPLLGKELSLDEAFPDQQNGSATYIWDQSPCSSPKWECTELIHDIPLPEHHSNNMFISETEGEVMALGQENRTSTVNDDRVKLSVSGADQSVSSVDGPVSEETVQNESSCQMDEDGSFKQNILSSKLLDHPYCKSPLEAPLTCSGLKLENQVGGGKNSQKASPVDDEQLSICLSGFLDEVMKKYGSLVPLSEKDVLGRLKDVFNEDFSNRKPFINREITNYRARHQKCNFRIFYNKHMLDMDDLATLDGQNWLNDQVINMYGELIMDAVPDKVHFFNSFFHRQLVTKGYNGVKRWTKKVDLFKKSLLLIPIHLEVHWSLITVTLSNRIISFYDSQGIHFKFCVECIPQQKNDSDCGVFVLQYCKCLALEQPFQFSQEDMPRVRKRIYKELCECRLMD
- the SENP5 gene encoding sentrin-specific protease 5 isoform X3, yielding MKKQRKILWRKGIHLAFSEKWNTGFGGFKKFYFHQQLCILKAKLGRPVTWSRHLRHFQCRKKALQFQKTWIQDEPLFAKAKSNVAVQNLSTLSSKVKGKDTKHFISSSRTFLKLQAEKLLSSAKNSDHEYSGEKSLLKAATDIPANSVLSQASGHRPRTEPQASDPPMKFNGESQSPGESGTIVVTLSNHKRKRFCYGCCRGLEHHRNGGPLIPRKFQLNQHRRIKVSPHMMYEKLSMIRFRYRILRSQHFRTKSKVCKLKKAQRSWVQVTGDHQETLRENSEGGSCSLFPSPEPKDPSCRHQPYLPDMDSNAVVKGKNSHVPDGHTKGSPLLGKELSLDEAFPDQQNGSATYIWDQSPCSSPKWECTELIHDIPLPEHHSNNMFISETEGEVMALGQENRTSTVNDDRVKLSVSGADQSVSSVDGPVSEETVQNESSCQMDEDGSFKQNILSSKLLDHPYCKSPLEAPLTCSGLKLENQVGGGKNSQKASPVDDEQLSICLSGFLDEVMKKYGSLVPLSEKDVLGRLKDVFNEDFSNRKPFINREITNYRARHQKCNFRIFYNKHMLDMDDLATLDGQNWLNDQVINMYGELIMDAVPDKVHFFNSFFHRQLVTKGYNGVKRWTKKILRIFELERTNCMSYLVFPVHLTSQVYGYRN
- the SENP5 gene encoding sentrin-specific protease 5 isoform X1 is translated as MKKQRKILWRKGIHLAFSEKWNTGFGGFKKFYFHQQLCILKAKLGRPVTWSRHLRHFQCRKKALQFQKTWIQDEPLFAKAKSNVAVQNLSTLSSKVKGKDTKHFISSSRTFLKLQAEKLLSSAKNSDHEYSGEKSLLKAATDIPANSVLSQASGHRPRTEPQASDPPMKFNGESQSPGESGTIVVTLSNHKRKRFCYGCCRGLEHHRNGGPLIPRKFQLNQHRRIKVSPHMMYEKLSMIRFRYRILRSQHFRTKSKVCKLKKAQRSWVQVTGDHQETLRENSEGGSCSLFPSPEPKDPSCRHQPYLPDMDSNAVVKGKNSHVPDGHTKGSPLLGKELSLDEAFPDQQNGSATYIWDQSPCSSPKWECTELIHDIPLPEHHSNNMFISETEGEVMALGQENRTSTVNDDRVKLSVSGADQSVSSVDGPVSEETVQNESSCQMDEDGSFKQNILSSKLLDHPYCKSPLEAPLTCSGLKLENQVGGGKNSQKASPVDDEQLSICLSGFLDEVMKKYGSLVPLSEKDVLGRLKDVFNEDFSNRKPFINREITNYRARHQKCNFRIFYNKHMLDMDDLATLDGQNWLNDQVINMYGELIMDAVPDKVHFFNSFFHRQLVTKGYNGVKRWTKKVDLFKKSLLLIPIHLEVHWSLITVTLSNRIISFYDSQGIHFKFCVENIRKYLLTEAREKNRPEFLQGWQTAVTKCIPQQKNDSDCGVFVLQYCKCLALEQPFQFSQEDMPRVRKRIYKELCECRLMD